One window from the genome of Eucalyptus grandis isolate ANBG69807.140 chromosome 7, ASM1654582v1, whole genome shotgun sequence encodes:
- the LOC120296361 gene encoding U-box domain-containing protein 15-like, whose product MEGEAGGSSSVSSSPCSSCGGADGNGGGGVVEYLIGVIEKAGSYGGYRKTQRKECLNLARTLKLLVPLLEEIREARRAADSPAGDGLDAALVRLRQAVVAANKLLKQCHCGSKIYLVR is encoded by the coding sequence ATGGAGGGAGAAGCGGGAGGGAGCTCCTCCGTCTCTAGCTCGCCGTGCTCGTCGTGCGGCGGCGCGGACGGTAATGGAGGCGGTGGCGTTGTTGAGTACTTGATCGGAGTGATCGAGAAGGCTGGGTCCTACGGCGGCTACAGGAAGACGCAGAGGAAGGAGTGTCTGAATCTGGCGAGGACGTTGAAGCTGCTGGTCCCGCTTTTGGAAGAGATCAGAGAGGCCCGCCGCGCCGCAGATTCCCCTGCCGGTGATGGTTTGGACGCTGCCCTGGTTCGCCTGAGGCAAGCGGTGGTTGCGGCTAACAAGCTGTTGAAGCAATGTCACTGCGGAAGCAAGATTTATCTGGTTCGCTAA
- the LOC104454857 gene encoding U-box domain-containing protein 15, with amino-acid sequence MQMLESEAVVTRFHAVYYKLNEALDDMPYDELGVSVEVQDQVELMRMQLKKAQKRRDTPDIELAMDLMVVLSEKDDRNVDNAILQCLANRLELRSFCDLKAEKVAISKLVKQFGKDAQNIRQIMGLFGKFKRIIGFEEPSAQDFSVSSSTLVKLPSLSIPHEFLCPITLEIMTDPVIVATGQTYERESIQKWLDSNHRTCPKTGQILHDLSVVPNYALRNLILQWCEKNDFELPRKAISVGSDGSSSELVKQISCLVQDLSSSQLNARRPAILELRTLSKDNPDSRILIANMGGVTPLVQLLSFPDSKIQEHAVTALLNLSLNDANKRVIAREGAIPPIIDILQNGTDESRENSAAALFSISMLDENKVLVGSANGIPPLLDLLKNGTVRGKKDAATALVILSLHQANKSRAIKAGAIPLLLDLVKDNNLGMIDEALSILLLLASHPEGRGKLGRLSFIKTLVEIIKNGTPKNKECATSVLLELGLHDSSLVRASLQYGVYEHLVEIARNGTNRGQRKAYSLLQHISASTLPDTSRNGRLSFDCRPRF; translated from the exons atgcagATGTTGGAGAGCGAGGCGGTCGTGACTAGATTCCATGCTGTTTACTATAAGCTAAACGAGGCCTTGGATGATATGCCTTACGACGAGCTCGGGGTCTCGGTTGAAGTCCAGGACCAA GTCGAGCTAATGCGGATGCAACTCAAAAAGGCTCAGAAGAGGAGGGACACGCCGGACATTGAGTTGGCGATGGATCTGATGGTGGTACTATCCGAGAAGGATGACCGGAATGTAGACAATGCCATCCTACAGTGCCTTGCGAACAGATTGGAACTACGGAGCTTCTGCGATCTGAAAGCAGAAAAAGTTGCCATCAGTAAACTCGTGAAGCAGTTCGGAAAAGATGCGCAGAACATCCGGCAAATAATGGGCTTATTTGGTAAGTTCAAACGGATCATCGGGTTCGAGGAGCCAAGCGCGCAGGATTTTTCTGTTTCCTCGAGTACTCTGGTAAAATTGCCGTCTTTATCCATTCCTCATGAATTCTTATGCCCGATCACGCTCGAGATAATGACGGATCCTGTTATCGTCGCCACCGGACAG ACCTATGAAAGAGAGAGCATACAGAAGTGGCTGGATTCGAATCATCGGACCTGCCCGAAGACCGGACAAATCTTGCATGACTTGTCGGTGGTGCCCAATTACGCTCTCCGCAACCTTATTTTGCAATGGTGCGAGAAGAATGACTTTGAGCTCCCAAGAAAGGCCATTTCCGTTGGTTCTGATGGCTCTTCGAGCGAACTCGTGAAGCAGATATCTTGCCTTGTACAAGATCTGTCCTCTTCTCAGCTGAATGCTCGAAGGCCCGCGATTCTGGAGCTCCGGACTCTCTCCAAGGATAACCCTGATAGCAGAATCCTGATAGCCAACATGGGAGGAGTCACGCCTCTAGTTCAGCTCCTGTCGTTTCCAGACTCTAAAATCCAAGAACACGCCGTGACTGCACTCCTGAACTTGTCCCTCAACGACGCGAACAAGAGAGTAATTGCCCGAGAAGGCGCGATTCCACCTATAATCGATATACTGCAGAACGGAACGGATGAGTCGCGGGAGAACTCTGCAGCAGCCTTGTTTAGCATATCGATGCTCGACGAGAACAAGGTGCTTGTGGGCTCCGCGAATGGGATTCCTCCATTATTGGATCTTCTGAAAAACGGAACAGTTCGAGGTAAGAAGGACGCGGCTACTGCGCTTGTCATCTTGTCCTTGCACCAAGCGAACAAGTCCAGGGCCATCAAGGCGGGCGCCATACCGCTGTTGCTCGATTTGGTCAAGGACAACAATTTGGGAATGATCGATGAGGCGCTCTCGATCTTGTTGCTCCTCGCCTCGCACCCCGAGGGGCGAGGCAAGCTGGGGCGGCTATCTTTCATCAAGACACTGGTGGAGATCATCAAGAACGGGACACCCAAGAACAAGGAGTGCGCGACATCAGTGCTGCTGGAGCTGGGGCTGCACGACTCGTCCCTCGTGCGGGCCTCGCTTCAGTATGGAGTATACGAACATCTGGTGGAGATCGCCCGAAATGGGACTAACAGAGGCCAGAGGAAAGCCTATTCTCTGCTGCAGCACATAAGTGCGAGCACATTGCCTGATACGTCGCGAAACGGGCGACTTTCTTTCGACTGCCGGCCACGGTTTTGA